In a genomic window of Cytobacillus sp. FSL H8-0458:
- a CDS encoding DUF4179 domain-containing protein yields the protein MIIPAKNKPALPVTISVKEIESIVEWFDQHQRSLYILGWSYLGNQLKIEELFYRAILQVHKELSKFTRSTSFEMRVLSIFIPICRELSIDKSLKASEESIFDAIQQLKEQEREVLVLTYIIGISREETAQLLQVSPERIKELLFSGFQLLRVRLGNGEHYQGCNEYQKLYLDYLERKLERPKKIDFEMHIYHCHNCQDDLASLQEVILSSSETIETFSVPAGFMENVKERISQREHFIKQKKKKRKRIGLISASVFALIMCTGFFTGIFSKIFYSLTEENQELRVFLQEDLGESLGLEAESDGVKIKIKSVIADEIQTLIFYEIEDTNDNNQYMINIDDGIFIEDEMKIMVANTYPRYIPPDMESDLNKKEKNIYHGKMILRPLKENKATIQLNINKVLKLKRNSSDSYVNMVPEEGNWKFDIPVTKKPSVEYALDEEVEIEGAAVLIDKLILAPTGTILQYGLKNEQPENRIDMINFKNLEINNKIAEADLYGNSYVHAQSDLRWSKFQAYFEPLFEKKTSKVKVRFASAYLSVQANKTIALDAADEFPQTFEYAGSTISIDKVEMGQHATVIFSNHDIKNRAYESLHYNIVTEEGDDFSMEMDHEGIIVDKNGKEYDMKKITPKIYEVMEQPRHFFTVQSTKIHGKKITPKSLEIYGYSTTKYLDDEVKLDTELIVKDEAGA from the coding sequence TTGATCATTCCAGCAAAAAATAAACCCGCTTTACCCGTGACGATAAGTGTAAAAGAAATAGAATCCATCGTTGAATGGTTTGATCAGCATCAGCGATCCCTCTATATACTCGGCTGGTCATATCTGGGGAACCAACTCAAGATTGAGGAGCTTTTTTATCGTGCCATTTTACAGGTGCATAAGGAGCTGTCAAAGTTTACAAGAAGCACATCTTTTGAAATGCGGGTTTTATCTATTTTTATACCTATCTGCCGGGAGCTTTCAATAGATAAAAGTTTAAAAGCTTCAGAGGAAAGTATTTTTGATGCAATCCAACAGTTAAAAGAGCAGGAAAGAGAAGTGCTGGTTCTAACATATATAATAGGGATCTCAAGGGAGGAAACAGCACAGCTTCTCCAAGTGTCACCTGAACGGATAAAGGAGCTTTTATTTTCAGGATTCCAATTACTCAGAGTAAGATTGGGTAATGGAGAGCATTATCAGGGCTGTAATGAATATCAAAAGCTTTATCTGGATTACCTGGAAAGAAAACTGGAGCGGCCGAAGAAAATTGATTTTGAAATGCATATCTATCATTGCCATAACTGCCAGGATGATTTAGCATCTCTGCAGGAAGTAATCTTGAGTTCCTCTGAAACCATTGAGACATTCAGTGTACCTGCAGGTTTCATGGAAAACGTAAAAGAACGAATCTCACAAAGAGAACATTTCATTAAGCAGAAGAAGAAGAAACGTAAAAGAATTGGACTAATTTCAGCAAGTGTCTTCGCCTTAATCATGTGCACAGGTTTTTTTACCGGGATTTTTTCAAAAATCTTTTACTCATTGACAGAAGAAAATCAGGAGCTGCGCGTGTTTCTTCAGGAGGATTTGGGTGAAAGCCTCGGGCTCGAAGCGGAAAGCGATGGGGTTAAAATAAAGATTAAGAGTGTGATTGCTGATGAGATTCAAACTCTTATTTTTTATGAGATAGAAGATACCAATGACAACAATCAATATATGATTAACATAGATGATGGTATTTTTATTGAAGACGAAATGAAAATAATGGTGGCAAATACCTATCCGAGGTACATTCCGCCAGATATGGAATCAGACCTTAATAAAAAGGAAAAGAACATTTATCATGGGAAAATGATTCTGAGGCCGCTGAAAGAAAATAAAGCCACCATTCAGCTCAATATAAATAAAGTTTTGAAATTAAAACGAAACTCCTCAGATTCATATGTGAATATGGTGCCCGAAGAAGGAAATTGGAAATTTGACATTCCTGTAACAAAAAAACCCTCTGTCGAGTATGCATTGGATGAAGAAGTTGAAATTGAGGGAGCAGCAGTTCTGATTGATAAGCTAATCCTTGCTCCAACAGGGACAATTCTGCAATATGGACTCAAAAATGAACAGCCGGAGAACCGGATCGATATGATTAATTTTAAAAATTTGGAAATTAACAATAAAATTGCGGAAGCTGATCTATATGGAAATTCATACGTTCATGCGCAGTCTGATTTAAGATGGAGCAAGTTCCAGGCGTATTTCGAGCCTCTGTTTGAAAAGAAAACAAGTAAGGTTAAGGTTCGATTCGCCAGTGCATATTTGTCAGTCCAAGCCAATAAAACAATAGCCCTTGATGCTGCCGATGAATTTCCGCAAACCTTTGAATATGCAGGAAGTACCATCTCAATAGATAAGGTGGAAATGGGTCAGCATGCTACTGTTATTTTCAGCAATCACGACATTAAGAATCGGGCGTATGAATCACTTCATTACAATATAGTGACTGAAGAAGGTGATGATTTCTCAATGGAGATGGATCATGAAGGAATTATTGTTGATAAAAATGGAAAAGAATACGATATGAAAAAGATTACGCCAAAAATATACGAAGTAATGGAACAGCCCCGTCACTTCTTTACTGTTCAAAGTACAAAGATACATGGCAAGAAAATAACACCTAAATCACTGGAAATTTATGGGTATAGCACTACGAAATATTTAGATGATGAAGTAAAGTTAGATACTGAGCTGATCGTAAAAGATGAAGCAGGTGCCTGA
- a CDS encoding DUF6143 family protein encodes MPKENKQPIQVVNIPSPSLNSKLGRYFIGKTELLNFGGGYYAWGGIVNPINSGVNLYIDLFTITNFSAQNFISEIWLNADTPKNAVDSFNVTPTNQTVSPPPTPKAVMKNAGYSTEPMTKGVNIFDRIVTQNSTLVSDSHNGSIIIGPGGSFSILLRPPGFHYISGTIVLTWWEENK; translated from the coding sequence ATGCCAAAAGAAAATAAACAGCCAATTCAAGTGGTGAATATCCCCAGTCCAAGCTTGAATTCAAAGCTTGGGAGATATTTTATAGGAAAAACAGAATTATTGAATTTTGGCGGAGGATATTACGCCTGGGGCGGCATAGTAAACCCCATTAATTCTGGAGTCAATCTATATATCGATCTTTTTACCATTACAAACTTTTCAGCTCAAAATTTTATCAGTGAAATTTGGTTAAATGCGGATACGCCTAAAAATGCAGTTGACTCCTTCAATGTAACTCCAACAAATCAGACTGTTTCACCACCTCCAACACCAAAGGCGGTAATGAAGAATGCTGGTTATTCTACTGAACCCATGACTAAAGGTGTGAATATTTTTGATAGAATTGTTACTCAAAATTCCACCCTTGTAAGTGATTCACACAATGGCTCCATAATTATTGGTCCCGGAGGCTCTTTCTCCATACTTCTAAGACCACCGGGATTTCATTATATCTCAGGGACAATCGTTTTGACCTGGTGGGAGGAAAATAAATGA
- a CDS encoding DUF6143 family protein — MSRRSMHEYETADMGLELKDKEKHPKEVTVLPENVYHSYLGEYFLGQTDIISLGDGYHGWGGLVNPADSNVNLFLNAYTISNYSNEPLTAEAWLSGILPAGGKTSPFLAAGNQAITPPPRPKVEIKNASFVSGKPRGGTYAFVRRVEPIVTLTKHDFQGMFIMPPGSSFSLFLLSPGKRQVNARVAFGWWEEKA; from the coding sequence ATGAGTCGTCGGTCGATGCATGAATATGAAACGGCAGATATGGGCCTTGAGTTAAAGGATAAGGAAAAACACCCCAAAGAGGTCACTGTATTGCCAGAAAATGTATATCACTCTTATCTTGGGGAGTACTTTCTGGGTCAAACTGATATCATATCCTTAGGAGATGGATACCATGGATGGGGAGGACTAGTCAACCCGGCGGACTCTAATGTAAATTTATTTTTAAATGCCTATACCATTTCCAACTATTCCAATGAACCATTAACAGCTGAAGCTTGGCTAAGCGGTATACTTCCTGCTGGCGGAAAAACATCACCGTTTCTTGCAGCCGGAAACCAAGCCATTACTCCGCCGCCAAGGCCAAAGGTTGAAATAAAAAATGCAAGCTTCGTATCAGGAAAACCCAGAGGCGGTACTTACGCCTTTGTAAGAAGGGTTGAACCCATAGTCACCCTTACAAAACACGATTTTCAAGGTATGTTTATCATGCCTCCAGGAAGTTCCTTTTCCCTATTCTTATTGTCACCGGGAAAAAGGCAGGTAAATGCAAGAGTCGCCTTTGGCTGGTGGGAAGAAAAAGCATAA
- a CDS encoding ABC transporter substrate-binding protein translates to MGEGKEIKIGAVYPFTGSLAAVGEDIRQAIDLAVEIVNNRYDLPLPLARTNGLPLLENQKIKVIYGDSQGIPAIGREEAERLIVKEKVVALMGSYQSSVTLQASAISEAEKVPFLAPEASAPSLTERDYQYFFRTAPNDLLYTNLFFELFHFLRNRGRDIKNFAILTEDSIFGLEAAAIEKSLIRKFSGELVELEMYTPPVTSLLDELDRIRKSKAQVVFGHQFLSDATQVVQDLNRLNWFPEGLVVQNAGYTIPEFLKAAGEDGKYIISRVAWALGLGRVKPIVTEVNNLYRSKYNEDMNETNARSFTGFFVLADAINRAGSNNRYEIKKALLGTNIPGKRLIMPWKGVRFDSNGQNILADALLAQIINQEYKIIWPLSVAETRVVWPAPPWNEK, encoded by the coding sequence ATGGGAGAAGGAAAAGAGATAAAAATTGGAGCCGTTTATCCATTTACAGGTTCTTTGGCTGCTGTTGGGGAAGATATTCGCCAAGCCATTGATTTGGCTGTTGAGATAGTAAATAATCGATACGATTTGCCATTACCGTTAGCTCGTACTAATGGCCTTCCCTTATTAGAGAATCAGAAAATCAAGGTGATTTATGGAGATTCTCAGGGTATTCCGGCAATTGGTCGCGAAGAGGCTGAACGATTAATTGTAAAAGAGAAAGTAGTAGCACTGATGGGTTCTTATCAAAGTAGTGTGACTTTACAAGCTTCTGCTATCTCTGAAGCGGAAAAAGTTCCTTTTTTAGCCCCGGAAGCATCTGCACCTTCACTTACAGAGAGGGATTATCAGTATTTTTTTAGAACAGCACCTAATGATCTTTTGTATACGAATCTTTTCTTTGAATTATTTCATTTTCTAAGAAACAGAGGCAGAGATATCAAAAATTTTGCTATTCTGACGGAAGATTCTATTTTTGGGTTAGAGGCAGCTGCAATTGAAAAAAGTCTGATTCGAAAGTTCTCAGGCGAGCTTGTAGAACTTGAAATGTATACCCCGCCTGTTACGTCGCTATTGGATGAACTCGATAGGATTCGAAAAAGTAAGGCACAAGTTGTATTTGGTCACCAATTCCTATCTGATGCAACACAAGTAGTTCAAGATCTTAATAGGTTAAATTGGTTTCCTGAAGGGCTAGTTGTCCAAAATGCAGGTTACACCATTCCTGAATTTCTAAAAGCGGCAGGAGAAGATGGTAAATACATTATTAGTCGTGTTGCCTGGGCACTGGGTTTGGGAAGAGTCAAACCAATTGTAACGGAAGTCAATAACCTATACCGTTCTAAATATAATGAAGATATGAATGAAACCAATGCACGCAGCTTTACAGGATTTTTTGTTCTGGCTGATGCAATTAATCGGGCTGGAAGTAATAATAGATATGAAATAAAAAAAGCTCTTCTTGGTACCAACATTCCAGGAAAACGTTTAATTATGCCTTGGAAAGGCGTTCGCTTTGATTCAAATGGGCAGAACATATTAGCTGATGCATTACTGGCTCAAATTATCAATCAGGAATATAAAATAATATGGCCATTATCTGTTGCTGAAACAAGGGTTGTATGGCCAGCACCACCATGGAATGAGAAATAG
- a CDS encoding SDR family oxidoreductase — protein MNSLKGKVALVAGGTRGAGRGIAMELGAAGATVYVTGRTTRSQISEYGRKETIEETAELVTELGGTGIAVQVDHLIPDQVQSLIERIEREQGRLDILVNDIWGSENLMEWDIPVWEHSLEKGMRMLRLAIDTHIITSHYALQLLIKNKGGLVVEVTDGTEEYNQNRYRVSLYYDLAKSSVIRMAKALGHELSPYDCTAVAVSPGWMRSEIMLEVFGVTEYNWKDAAEKEPHFVISETPRYIGRAISAIAKDPDKKRLNGGSFSSGELAKMYHFRDLDGSQPEAFRYLVEVQEAGKPANPEGYR, from the coding sequence ATGAATTCATTAAAAGGGAAGGTGGCGCTGGTAGCCGGCGGAACCCGGGGGGCTGGCCGCGGAATCGCCATGGAACTTGGTGCAGCCGGGGCGACCGTGTATGTTACAGGACGTACAACGCGAAGTCAGATATCGGAATATGGGCGCAAGGAAACCATTGAAGAAACAGCTGAGTTAGTCACCGAGCTGGGGGGAACTGGAATAGCTGTCCAAGTGGATCATCTTATACCCGATCAGGTGCAGTCATTGATAGAAAGGATTGAGAGAGAACAGGGCAGGCTGGATATTCTCGTTAATGATATATGGGGAAGTGAAAATTTGATGGAATGGGACATTCCTGTCTGGGAGCATTCACTGGAAAAAGGGATGAGAATGCTTCGGCTGGCGATTGATACTCATATTATCACAAGTCATTATGCCCTTCAGCTTCTGATCAAAAACAAAGGGGGATTAGTGGTCGAAGTAACAGACGGAACAGAAGAGTATAATCAAAATCGCTACCGGGTGTCTCTGTATTATGACTTGGCCAAAAGCTCTGTCATCCGTATGGCCAAAGCGTTGGGCCACGAGCTTTCGCCTTATGATTGCACTGCGGTTGCTGTTTCACCCGGCTGGATGCGTTCAGAAATTATGCTCGAGGTGTTTGGAGTAACAGAATATAACTGGAAGGATGCCGCCGAAAAGGAGCCTCATTTTGTGATATCTGAAACACCAAGGTATATAGGACGAGCAATTAGTGCCATTGCAAAAGATCCTGATAAAAAACGATTGAACGGCGGGTCCTTTTCAAGCGGTGAGCTGGCGAAAATGTATCATTTTCGTGATTTGGATGGTTCTCAGCCGGAGGCATTCAGATATTTAGTTGAGGTCCAGGAGGCGGGGAAGCCGGCCAATCCTGAGGGATATAGATAG
- a CDS encoding helix-turn-helix transcriptional regulator translates to MRADRLIAIVLLLQNNERMTSRELARELEVTERTIHRDMEALSAAGIPVLAERGKYGGWKLLENYRTNLTGLKAAEIKTLLLSPSFEHLADLGISNDWKEARQKLLAAIPASLKEDVKDISNRIHIDTGTWRQTPREMKSFGKLQQAVWEEKRLQIQYEKADNQTSERIVEPLGLVAKGNTWYLIAASEAKIKTYRVSRIVDAVVINENFSRPNHFDLSDYWQESKQTFISSLPKFEVKVEISPAILQRINFTGRFVQVLHTDSPKENGWIPVSLSFDTEQEAREYILGFGDQIKIVHPVFLKKNVREMAEGVVKLYKENKE, encoded by the coding sequence TTGCGCGCAGACAGACTCATTGCTATCGTATTATTGCTTCAAAATAATGAAAGAATGACCTCAAGGGAATTGGCAAGAGAGTTAGAGGTAACGGAGCGGACCATACACCGGGATATGGAAGCCTTAAGCGCCGCAGGGATCCCTGTCCTGGCTGAACGAGGAAAATACGGCGGCTGGAAACTGCTTGAGAATTACAGAACAAATCTTACCGGGTTAAAAGCAGCTGAAATCAAAACACTGCTTCTCTCCCCCTCCTTTGAGCACCTTGCAGACCTTGGCATCAGCAATGATTGGAAAGAAGCACGCCAGAAACTCCTGGCGGCCATTCCTGCTTCACTGAAAGAGGATGTGAAAGACATTTCCAACCGGATTCATATCGATACCGGCACGTGGAGGCAAACACCACGGGAAATGAAGTCTTTTGGAAAACTTCAGCAGGCGGTATGGGAGGAGAAAAGACTTCAGATTCAATACGAAAAAGCAGATAATCAGACAAGCGAGAGAATAGTTGAGCCGTTAGGACTGGTCGCCAAAGGGAACACTTGGTATCTTATAGCTGCTTCTGAGGCAAAGATAAAAACCTACCGTGTTTCAAGAATAGTTGATGCCGTGGTGATTAATGAGAATTTCAGCAGGCCGAATCACTTTGATCTCTCTGACTATTGGCAGGAATCGAAGCAGACATTCATTAGCAGCCTGCCTAAATTTGAGGTTAAAGTGGAGATTTCACCAGCCATTCTTCAGAGGATTAATTTTACTGGCCGATTTGTTCAGGTACTTCACACGGATTCGCCTAAGGAAAATGGATGGATTCCTGTAAGCCTTAGCTTTGATACCGAACAAGAGGCAAGAGAGTATATTCTTGGGTTTGGGGATCAGATTAAAATTGTACATCCTGTTTTCCTTAAGAAAAATGTGAGGGAGATGGCTGAAGGTGTTGTTAAGTTATATAAAGAAAATAAGGAATAG
- a CDS encoding YehS family protein, giving the protein MDNNDILIRLRYALEIKNSEMAEIFKLGGAEVSVPEVVRILKKSDDEEENDTQIKLTNSMLNSFLNGFIVYKRGKQKPKPGQTNLPEPSSENITNINNILLKKIKIALSLTTEDMIDVFKKAGLNVSKGELGAFLRKEGHKNYKVCLDNFARNFLKGLTIKYRG; this is encoded by the coding sequence ATGGATAATAATGATATATTAATTCGATTGAGGTATGCGTTAGAAATCAAAAATAGTGAAATGGCAGAGATCTTTAAACTTGGAGGCGCGGAAGTGTCCGTACCAGAGGTGGTAAGGATCCTCAAAAAGTCTGATGATGAAGAAGAAAATGACACTCAAATAAAATTGACGAATAGTATGTTAAATTCTTTTTTAAATGGCTTTATTGTCTATAAAAGAGGAAAACAGAAGCCAAAACCCGGCCAGACTAATTTGCCGGAACCTTCCAGTGAAAACATTACAAACATAAACAATATCCTTTTAAAGAAAATCAAAATCGCCTTGTCCTTAACAACAGAGGACATGATTGATGTTTTCAAAAAAGCTGGATTAAACGTATCAAAAGGAGAACTCGGAGCTTTTTTAAGAAAAGAAGGGCATAAAAATTATAAAGTTTGCTTAGACAATTTTGCCAGAAACTTTTTAAAAGGACTAACGATCAAGTATAGGGGATAA
- a CDS encoding DUF2621 domain-containing protein, which yields MLEGWFMYFILFWVVILISFFAIGGFFMFRKFLKRMPKEDGKSDLDWEEHYVNETRHLWQQREKELLEDLVSPVPELFRDVARMKIAGKIGELAVNEKADQIDQDLLIRGYILATPKRDHKFLRKKLTEKQISITPYEHLF from the coding sequence ATGCTAGAAGGCTGGTTTATGTATTTTATATTGTTCTGGGTTGTCATTCTGATTTCGTTCTTTGCGATTGGCGGCTTTTTTATGTTCCGCAAGTTTTTAAAGCGCATGCCGAAAGAAGATGGCAAATCGGATTTGGATTGGGAAGAGCACTATGTCAATGAAACGCGCCATCTATGGCAGCAGCGGGAAAAAGAGCTGCTGGAGGATCTCGTAAGTCCGGTGCCTGAACTGTTCAGGGATGTAGCAAGAATGAAGATTGCCGGTAAAATTGGAGAACTTGCTGTAAATGAAAAGGCAGATCAAATTGATCAGGACCTTCTGATTCGAGGTTATATTCTAGCCACGCCAAAACGGGACCACAAATTTCTGCGCAAGAAATTGACAGAAAAACAGATAAGTATCACGCCATATGAACATTTATTCTAA
- a CDS encoding DinB family protein, translating into MTTKEVLLKQLSACLDQPNWFVPLSAAIGGLSAKEASYKSGTGNSIWQIVTHLTFWNDRYLNRLKELPLTQTHIANDETFRTNESVTEEDWQSAIKALQKVLTEWIKALEECSEEKLLSSAYKEPIESWSSVISNLTIHNAYHIGQIVEIRKMYGLWDPKNGVH; encoded by the coding sequence ATGACCACAAAAGAAGTGTTATTAAAACAGCTATCCGCCTGTCTTGACCAGCCCAATTGGTTTGTCCCGTTATCAGCTGCCATCGGAGGATTATCAGCAAAAGAAGCATCCTACAAGTCAGGAACCGGTAATTCAATCTGGCAGATCGTCACCCACCTTACCTTCTGGAATGACCGCTATCTAAATAGATTAAAAGAATTACCGCTCACCCAAACCCATATCGCCAATGACGAAACTTTCCGCACCAATGAATCCGTTACTGAAGAGGATTGGCAATCTGCCATAAAAGCTCTTCAAAAAGTATTGACTGAGTGGATCAAAGCCCTGGAAGAATGCAGTGAAGAAAAGCTTCTCTCCTCCGCCTATAAGGAACCGATCGAATCCTGGTCGTCTGTCATTTCAAACTTAACCATCCACAACGCCTATCACATTGGCCAAATCGTAGAAATCCGGAAAATGTATGGACTATGGGACCCCAAAAATGGAGTCCATTAA
- a CDS encoding CcdC family protein yields MDFVLISSIGAVFMAIFAMVIRMKAAKKPASAKKIILPPIFMSTGALMFTVPYFRVTPMEILEAATVGLLFSILLIKTSSFEIKDSEIYLKRSKAFAFILIGLLVTRIIGKIVLSSTIDYGQLSGMFWILAFSMIVPWRIAMYMNYRKLHHKLNGTGNPKTT; encoded by the coding sequence ATGGACTTTGTATTAATTTCATCAATCGGTGCCGTATTTATGGCAATCTTCGCGATGGTCATCCGCATGAAGGCTGCAAAAAAGCCGGCTTCCGCCAAGAAAATCATCTTGCCGCCGATTTTTATGAGCACAGGTGCTCTTATGTTTACCGTTCCTTATTTTCGCGTTACTCCAATGGAGATCCTGGAAGCAGCCACAGTTGGATTGCTGTTTTCCATCCTTCTAATTAAAACATCCTCCTTTGAAATCAAGGACAGCGAAATTTATCTGAAGCGCTCCAAAGCCTTTGCTTTTATATTAATAGGATTGCTTGTAACCCGCATAATAGGAAAAATAGTTCTTAGCTCAACAATCGACTATGGTCAGCTGAGCGGCATGTTCTGGATTCTTGCATTTTCGATGATAGTACCGTGGAGAATTGCGATGTATATGAATTATCGGAAGCTTCATCACAAGCTGAATGGAACGGGGAATCCAAAAACAACTTAA
- a CDS encoding response regulator, with amino-acid sequence MARILIVDDAKFMRVTLSSILKKAEHEIVGEGENGKEAVDLFVNLKPDLVMMDITMPEMSGLEAVREIKRNNPNAKVIMCSAMGQQKVVVESIEAGAKDFIIKPFDEGRVLEAVNRVLS; translated from the coding sequence GTGGCGAGAATTTTGATAGTTGATGATGCGAAGTTTATGAGGGTTACACTGAGCAGCATTCTGAAAAAAGCCGAGCATGAAATTGTGGGAGAAGGGGAAAACGGAAAGGAAGCCGTGGACCTATTCGTAAATCTAAAGCCAGATTTGGTGATGATGGACATCACGATGCCTGAAATGAGCGGGCTTGAAGCTGTCAGGGAAATAAAGAGGAACAACCCTAATGCAAAAGTTATCATGTGTTCAGCCATGGGCCAGCAGAAGGTAGTGGTTGAATCCATTGAAGCCGGGGCGAAGGATTTTATTATAAAACCATTTGATGAAGGCCGTGTACTAGAAGCGGTAAATCGGGTATTAAGTTAA
- a CDS encoding cytochrome c biogenesis CcdA family protein, with protein MTDLNVFIALGAGFLSFVSPCCLPLYPAFLSYITGMSVGEIKEENAMMQRRSMLHTLFFLIGFSAIFIAIGFGTTLLGQFFQQYQDLIRQIGAIFVFIFGLLIVGIIKPEFLMKERRFEFKNRPSGLLGSVLIGMAFAAGWTPCTGPILGAVWSLAVTNPNSAMVYMIAYILGFAIPFFVLSFFIGKMQWIRRNSVKIMKIGGVLMMIMGVVLFFDWMTKIIIFLSPLFGGFTGF; from the coding sequence ATGACAGATTTGAATGTATTTATTGCATTAGGGGCAGGGTTTTTAAGCTTTGTTTCACCTTGCTGCCTGCCATTATATCCGGCTTTTTTATCATATATCACCGGAATGTCTGTAGGGGAGATTAAAGAAGAAAATGCGATGATGCAGAGAAGGAGCATGCTTCATACACTATTCTTCCTGATTGGGTTTTCGGCCATTTTTATCGCAATTGGTTTTGGAACAACCTTGCTTGGTCAATTCTTTCAGCAATACCAGGATTTAATCAGGCAAATTGGCGCTATCTTTGTATTTATCTTTGGTTTATTAATTGTAGGCATTATTAAGCCCGAATTTCTCATGAAAGAAAGGCGGTTTGAATTTAAGAACCGTCCATCAGGCCTTCTGGGATCTGTTCTGATCGGAATGGCATTCGCAGCAGGCTGGACCCCATGCACAGGTCCAATATTAGGGGCGGTGTGGTCATTAGCAGTCACAAATCCTAATTCTGCAATGGTTTACATGATCGCTTATATTCTTGGCTTTGCAATTCCATTCTTTGTTCTTTCCTTCTTCATCGGAAAAATGCAATGGATTAGGCGAAACAGCGTCAAGATTATGAAAATCGGCGGTGTATTGATGATGATCATGGGTGTAGTTTTATTCTTTGACTGGATGACAAAAATCATTATTTTCCTTTCACCGTTATTTGGCGGATTTACTGGTTTCTAA
- a CDS encoding aspartyl-phosphate phosphatase Spo0E family protein: MCKQELLTLIEQKRTELIQVAMKSGLSSAAAIRYSQELDALLNEYNRSFIKKVQTH, encoded by the coding sequence ATGTGTAAACAGGAACTGCTTACATTAATCGAACAAAAAAGAACAGAGTTAATTCAAGTGGCCATGAAAAGCGGCTTAAGTTCTGCCGCAGCAATTCGATACAGCCAGGAATTGGATGCCCTATTAAATGAATATAACCGAAGCTTCATTAAAAAAGTGCAGACACATTAA
- a CDS encoding Lrp/AsnC family transcriptional regulator: protein MLDHTDQRILEELSKNSRITMKELGEKVHLTGQAAATRVAKLEDQGVIEGYTIKVNQEKLGYSIHTFITVITQSMNHQPYLTFVKTQKEIIHNYKISGDGCYLIECKFPSNERLDQFLTDLNKHANYKLTIVINK from the coding sequence ATGCTGGATCACACGGATCAGCGTATTTTGGAAGAGCTCTCCAAAAACAGCCGGATCACCATGAAGGAGCTAGGGGAGAAAGTCCATTTAACTGGCCAGGCAGCCGCAACAAGAGTGGCAAAATTAGAAGATCAGGGCGTTATTGAAGGATACACAATCAAGGTGAACCAGGAGAAATTAGGGTATTCCATCCATACTTTTATTACGGTTATTACTCAAAGTATGAATCATCAGCCGTATCTGACATTTGTTAAAACACAGAAGGAAATCATACATAATTATAAAATCAGCGGAGACGGCTGTTATCTGATTGAATGCAAATTCCCGTCTAATGAACGGTTAGATCAATTTTTAACAGACTTGAATAAGCATGCAAATTATAAATTAACGATAGTCATTAATAAATAA